The segment TCGAAGAaatgaagaaacagaaaaagaaatgaaaaacatataaattttgctagcacattaggggagggggaggggtaaagcaAAGCACtgtaaagaataataaaagcaGGGATATATTCAGGGGGTAGGGGGCTTTACCCCCCGATATTTATGTCTGACTGtcaaaaacgtaacaaaaatgtataattttttctatacgttttccaagtttattttgtaacctcTCCCCTAAAAGAATATCCCCAAAAATCCTGGCTATGGCCCTGGATGTAAGTAATTTAGGatttttaaaagttgttttcGGAATTTTATGGTGTTTCCCTACGCCAGTCacaaaaatatatcaaattattgcaaactaaaataattcagaAAATCAGATCCTAAAATTCTTCATTGTTAGAAACATCAACAGTTTTTTAAAGTTGCTGGCACAATTCCAGAGTTGCAGAATTCTGCAAATCGTGCCCCCACTGcaaactttttgctttttacacAAGGTGGAAGttaattaatcaaatttagttttagacttaagatttaaaatcaaaGGAGAAGAAATATTCccaaatttaatgaatttttgtattaacctttttttaatagGGCCTATAGTTCTGTGTTTATATAAAactcagggccgtatccaggattttttttcgggtgGAGGGGGAGCGaatacaaaaggattttttctcttttttataaaacaacttaaaaaacgtatcaaaatttgtttatactcAATTTTGTGAACTtcttacgagttggacaaacatttctggggggaggggttcaaatcCCCTCTACTCTCTCCTGGATACAGCTTTGATCAAATTATTTACATACGAAAACTATTCATTCAGAGGATTTATCAATTTACCAAATAAAAATAGTTCTATATCATTGGTTTTTTATCAGtactaataaataatattttgcttAGTTTATCTTGGTACAGTCTAAGTGGTCTAAGGGTGTgacttcttcatgtaaaaattaggGTGGTCCGTGATTCAAACCTGAGAACCctcgcaccctaagcgagaatcacACCCTtagaccacaagccatacttaagaagaacaatcatttgctTTATAGACAAAGTTCTTCTCAACTATGTTGTTCGCTGGCtcccccccctcagatggtcaaattagggaagagactatttctaatttaatctagtctggtccctgatttCGTAAATATGATTTTCGtaaaagatccgatcacccattcgtaagatacagtgattttcacgttttcccagAATCCTGATTTCACcgtccaactcccttcaatgtcaccggatctggtcgagatttaaatagagagttctaaagcacaagatccttctggatatcaaattccattaagatctaatcacccgttcgtaagttacaaatgcctcatttttcctaaaattttccaaattacccccccccccccaactccaccaaagagagtggatccggcccggttatgtcaCCTATCttaaacttgtgcttattctttccaccaagtttcgtcttgatctctcctctttaagcattttccaagatttgcgatccccccctccccccctaatgacactagatccggttgggatttaaaataagagatctgagttttgagatccttctaaatatgaaatttagttaagatacgatcactctttagtaagtcaaaaatacctccttttttctaattttttagaattccccccccccccccaactcctccaaagagagcagatccgttccggttatgccaatcccatatctaggacttgtgcttattttccccaccaagtttcatccccatctctccactctaagcgttttccaagattttaggtccccttATTCCACTGCTTTGGAGAAGCCGCAAGAAGTCACTgccaaaattaaagctttaaatgaAAGATCAGCACTTTTTCGGCTAACTTCTGGGGCAGTTTTAAGGGTAATTTAACAACAGTTTTATGGGTATTGCCCAGACAATAATGAGgttaaaggaaaaattaagatacgaAGACAAAACTGACAAAATCAGAGAAAGAAACcttattttgattatattttggttACCTTTTTGTGAGTAGTAATCAACAGCGTGGCCGTTGCCCCCAAACCCATCGAAGAATTTTCTTGAGTGATTGAGTGATTTTCTTTGCATGTAGTTTAGCTTCTAATCGTTAAAACCTCTGTACGAATTTATGAAATCTTATGCGAATATTATGTTGTTAAGCTTTGTGTTCGATTGCTCTTTTCCACGTAGATTAAAGATAATATTAACCAAGCTCTTACAAtcgctataaaaaaaattaaaatgaattttaacaAGACCAAATGCAAGTCCACCAAGCCTCTCTTGGTTAGTGAAAGTAAAAGGTAAAGAACATGGCATTGGACTTACATTCTCTACCAGAGGGGCTGAATTCCATTTTATGGCCCTTCAGTCTGAAAGTGCAATTTGGGGCCAGCCAACCTGTACTTTTACAAAACTTTCCTATTTACCTTCCCAAGATTTCCTCAGGAATCCCATTAGAGCAGAGTAAAATCTGGCTAAGGCTTTGAGAGTTATGCCACTGATCCCCCCTTCCTAAATCATATAACTAGAGACACAGGAATTGAATCCCCGTCATCACAGACAAAGGAATTCAACTCTAGCgcgctaaccactcggctaaGATGGCTCGTAGAACTATTTTACTAACAAGAAAGTAGAATTTTTGTTGATAATGGCTGTTAAGTGAGCTGAACCTCTCATGCTCTTAAGCGACGTGTTTTGATTGATGGccatttttattaatacaacaatacatcttttttattaagatatatCATGAAATTTACGTGTAACTTCCACCTTTTAAGGTTAAAGACAAAAGGGGGTGAATTGTAATACATACTTAAATGGCCCGAGTTTCCACAAGAACAGGCccttagttttatttctttttttggaaagcacaaatgcacaaaaaacgattttcctttttttccgtttcctttttcttttcttttttagagtatATTACCATTTCCATTTTAACCAAAAAGGAGTATTTCCAACTACTCTAGGCTAGTTATAGTACCAATGAATCAATCTAGGCCAGGAAAGCCTAGGATAAGATGAAACAAACCCAGCCTTTAAGAATTGTTCCCCttacctttaaaaatttatgaaaaatcagTAAATACAGTAGATGCCTCAACATCCAAACTCTTCACCAAAATCTCTGCTGCTTGTCTTTTACTTTCAATCGACGTTCCATCAACTTCAGAAGTTAGAGGAAGTGACTGTGTCTCTTGAGGTGGGAATAATTTCCTAACTGGTTTCACCGGGGATGTTCTTTTGACAGGtaatttttcaaggaatttttgtCTTAAATGTCTGAAGACAGGGGGCGTAGCACAGCCTTTCAtagaattttcaactttttcttccTTAGTATCACTAACAGAACTGGATTTAACAGTGGATCTTTTTGGTGCTTTGACAGGGGTCAAATAATTTCTAGCCAAAGCTCCAGGTCCATAAAGTCTTTCTATTCGTTGCTCGATAAAACTTTTCTTTCCAGTTGAATGGCTAATATTTCCATTGTCAGTAACACTTACAGGGGTTACGAAAGGAACTTCTAAGGTCCTAAAATTCCCCTCTTTATGATCTATCCTATTTCTCGCTCTACCTCTCTCGGGGATGTAAACTTCATTCACTCTAACTATGGGTATTTCAACACCAGCTTCATCgttattgttatttaaaaatgatgaaaagaaTGTCTGTCTTTCActtctttcttttctcaaaTAACCTCTATCAACACTTTTGCTTCTCAGAGGCCCACTACATTTTGACGGAGGATGAGTTGGATTTCctcttgaaaatttattatttaactcCATAACAGCAACAGGACTAAGAAGGTCACCAAGAATAGTTAACGGAACGGAAGGTATTTCCCCAGGTCTGAGAGGACTACCATCCCTACTTTTGTTTAACAGCAAAGGTAACCGATCTAAACTATTTTCCTGGGACCTTAGTTCTCTTCTGATATCAGAGTTATAACAAGTTAATTCCGAATATCCGTTGACTGAACAGGAGATGTTGACATATGAGAGAGGGCGTGACTTTTGAGATGTTTGATTAGAGCTCTCCATTAGAAAGTACAATAGATGATTCCCAAACGCGTATGCGTATTCTTTTACCTAAAATAGAATAAACACCATTAGCAATAAAGAAAATCATTATATTTGACTTTTCCCCTAGTTTGGCTCTTTTAAGAACATGTTAAGAGTATAATCATTTTTTGGAATTCACTATTTGTAgagaaaaaatccatttttacaCGAACAGAtgaataaagaatttaattaaaaggaagaggggggggggttctctTCGCAAATgagtattttcaaagttttagtttaagtAGGTTCATGTATtacaaacaataaataataattaacaaaTTGCCACGAATATCTGTCAAAGAGTACCCCTGTTTTGTTTGGAGACTGGATGATCGATTTGGAACTCTTAGTGACTCATCTTTCAATCACGATAGAAGGAATGAACCAGGTGAAAAAATCCTATGGTAATTTTACGAGGTAAAAAGACCCACTTTTGTCATCCAAATACTGCCATTAACTCTAATCAAATAGGTCAATTCTCAAATTACCGTTTTTCGTCCCACCTTGGTTCTCAGAtaataatgtaaaaaacaaGCAAAGGTACTTAGGTATTATGGTTACAACacccaagaagtaaagttagtTTAACAATAATGAAATGTACCACaatatgacgaaaatataagactttagtaacaaaattacggaaactacaacagaaaaTTACGAATAGCAGACTGCCCAGAACGCATTGCATTCAATACCTAACGTAACCCCCTCttatgtattaaatatttaattgaaatatacctGTACAGTACTTTATCGCACTCAGACTTGGGTAATTATCTCCAAATGCAGACAGAAAAACTggttttactcagatcaagaacaacagtGTGGCTGCTATAACATATATTACATATAGCTgctataaaatatattcaaataacAGGCTATATGCTCAATATGGGGTGGGAGGAATAATTGCATATACTAGCCAAGATCTTATCCAGGAAGAAGAGGGTCTTGCCGGGTCCCAATCCCATAATTTTTGTCCGTCTTTTTaagaagtaacaaaaatgcatacaaacaatttttgatacgttctgtcaattattttttatagccCAGTACCCCCCAGAAAGAAATACTCATTTTAATCATATAAAAGCAAATATTACACTTTTATAGGAGCTTCCATCCAAAAACGTATGATAAAGTTAGAAACAGAAACGAGCAACTGCACTTAAAACTAACCCACTAAATCTAAATCATAAGAACATGCAATAACTTTACTAAGGAAACATGTTCAACACGCAAAAGCATGATGTACAAAACTGCAAGACCTCTCACGATACATAAAAGACAAACTGAGGTGACGCCatctttatataaaaaaaaactttttttttaactgaaagtatggagcgacattaaaacttaaaacgaacagaaattactccgtgtatgaacggggttgttcctccctcaacgtcccgctctttacgctgaagttttactctttctctcaattctactttattaaacagtaaatacgttgagggaggaaaagaccctttcatacacggagtaatttctgttggtttaaagttttaacgtcgctccttactttcagtgaaaaaaacttgtttttttatttaatttctgaacgttttttaattaatgtatgtttttattttggctctccgcaaatgaataattaaaacgaaatttgcgtattaatttttttttttgctaaatggctttctcttatttttgataagacgattttgagaaaaggggtgggagaggaggcctagttgccctccaattcttcggttacttaaaaaggcaactagaatttttaatttttaacgaacgtttttattagtaaaaaatatacacaacttacaaattaacttacgtaacgaacttctatattcgtatatttctattatgtatatgagggggtgctCATATACACGATACAATTTTCATGTACAATTTTCggagcatgggtgctccgaaaagcggatgaagatttgcttgttaattttcagagaaattgccaacagattgttctgggtacccggctgacaggccgtgtttcaaacagtagagTGTACTAaaattgtggttcaatcccgctttctagggctataatgagagaaaggttgagatggctaaagcaagttctgcggatgaaaggtGACAGACTGataagattgtccttttcagccaaccgtctagcgctaaacagaaagcaggtcatccgcggttggggtgggaggatttcataaagaaatatttaagggaaatgggtaATTCCCGGAAGGGTGTTAAGGAGGAGgatttgaatagactgggatggtggaggagcttgcgtagccgTTTTTGCCTCAGGCGGCATGGTGATGGGGTGAGTTgtcagtagtattagtagtagtagtcaatAAAGGAAGCacttgtttgcttttttttattaaaaattgtttgacTATCCACTAATCTACCATCTGAAGGGGGGGAGGGGATCGGGCGGACGGTTAatccggaaaaattagaaaaaatgaggtatttttaacttacggacgggtgatcggatgttaatggaatttgatgtttagaaggatatcgtgttttagagctcttattttaaagcccgACCGGATTCAGtaaaattggggggagttggagggagaaacctaaaatcttgaaaacgcttagagtggagggatcgacatgaaacttgatggaaaaatatgcacaagtcctagatgtcTGATTGGCATAACCTGAACGAattcgctctcttcgggggtgttaggggtggggggttaattctgacaaattggaaaaaatgaggtattttgactAACGAAGGagcgattggatcttaatgaaatagtatatttagaaggacctcgtaactcagatctcttattttaaatcccaaccggatccagtgtcattgggggacaTTGTGGAGGGGGGCctgaaatctcggaaaacgcttagaggcgagggatcaggatgaaacttgatgggaagaattaacacaagtcctaggttcgtgattgacataaccggactggatctgctctctttgggggagtttggggacAGGGGacctaattcggtaattcggaaaaactagaaaaaatggcccaaaatcttggaaaacgcttatagtggagagatcgggatgaaacttggtaggtagaataaacaaaagtattaGATACGGTGATTGACGTAAACAGACttgatccactctctttgggggagttaggggggggttCCAGTGCTTTGACGaattcagtgcttctggacgtgctaggacgactAAAGTTTGCGTTTTGTCCCAGATGAAGTAAGTGCGTCATATAGGTATGTCATTGCTggtcatttgattagaaatggGTTTTCTACATGGAAAATAATAATGGAGAAATTTGAACACCTTAGAAAATCGTTTATTATGGAGATTCCAGATTAAGAACAAATTATTCCATGAAGATAATGAACAATAGAAAATGCTCAGTTGATAAAGATATTGAGACATTTAGACAAATTTAAGCATCAAAAAAAGAGCAAGACTTGAGCCACTGATAGAAgctataattttcagttattcaatctcactttctaGTCAGCCATGTAAAAACAGGATTGGAGCTTTGGCTCATTAGCGTCCAGATTAGAGTTGGAACAAGCTCAAGTACTGCGTAACCTAGCCCACAGAGtaaaagttttccaaaaaatacaatagaaaCCCTAAATGCGGTTGACAGTAGCTTTTTGCCCCAATGTGCAATCGAAAATTTTGCTTCACTGGCAGTTTCTACCAACAAGGCTGAAAGGACCTTTTCCACGTTAAGAAGAGTGAAAAGATTTCTAAGGACTTGAATGGCATATACTTAACTAAATGGCCTTGCAGGTTGGAACATTCACGGTGATGTATCCTGCAATACAGAAGAGGTGATAGATACTCCTGCAGTAAGTGGGCcaagaaaactaaatttgctTTTATGAAAGGAAACCATTGTTTTTTACATCTGGTCATGTAGTATAATTGTTTTACTCAAATTGAATGCGTTTTTATAGCCAAATCAAATCTTTTATTCGTAtatattcttagaaaaaaaatcacagtaaTAATAATGAGCTAGTCTTTCAATTTACCGTAAACTGACTGACATCAACCGTTATTTGTCTTTCGGATCGATCACACAATCCAAGGTAAGAGGggtatagttatttttttagttgataGTCTTAGAATGGGGAAAGCCTACAAAGCCAGCAAAGCTTACTTCTCTGTGAGTATATCCTCCTGCTGTTGCTAAAGCAGGGACTAAAACAACCCTGTTTTCTCCTGGAAAATGGATTGGTTTTTCAAGGAGAAAACAagagaaaacaggaaaaaacaatGGTACTGTCATGGGAAAAGCTTACTTCTTTGCGATTATATCCCCTTGTTGTTGCTAAATCAGGGACTAAAACAGCACTTCCCCTTTAGATTTATCTTATATTCTTATGAAAAACCTTGATTATGTCCATGACGACAAACACATTAGAGCAAATAGAAATGGCCAAGTTCAACCTTCTGTCACCTACTTCTGTTCATATTGCTCAATGTATTCGGCTGCTTGGTTGTTCGGCCCTCCACATGATATGATCACAGGTCTGTTACAAGCCAAGCTCACTTCTTTTTATTGCTTTTCTTTCTCAACCACTAAAcggaataaaattttcattttttcagttttttataacGATTcgcaaatgaaaatataaatattaactgTATATAATTGCCACCCTCCAAAATTCATTGTGGCAATCCGTAGTCAAATTTAACTCAAATAATTCAGAAATGAGATTGGGTGTGGTGAGGTGAGGTCGTCGCCTCTTATACATGATAGACTCAGGCTCTAAGATTTAATGTCgcgttttgtgttcttttaaaataaaatgcctGTTTTGTTTCATAAGAGGTAATGGTATCCATTCAGTGTTACAAGATCAAAGCCTGTCTTAAGTAATTGCATATCCTATATACCATATTCAACATACACTCT is part of the Artemia franciscana chromosome 1, ASM3288406v1, whole genome shotgun sequence genome and harbors:
- the LOC136032021 gene encoding uncharacterized protein LOC136032021 translates to MESSNQTSQKSRPLSYVNISCSVNGYSELTCYNSDIRRELRSQENSLDRLPLLLNKSRDGSPLRPGEIPSVPLTILGDLLSPVAVMELNNKFSRGNPTHPPSKCSGPLRSKSVDRGYLRKERSERQTFFSSFLNNNNDEAGVEIPIVRVNEVYIPERGRARNRIDHKEGNFRTLEVPFVTPVSVTDNGNISHSTGKKSFIEQRIERLYGPGALARNYLTPVKAPKRSTVKSSSVSDTKEEKVENSMKGCATPPVFRHLRQKFLEKLPVKRTSPVKPVRKLFPPQETQSLPLTSEVDGTSIESKRQAAEILVKSLDVEASTVFTDFS